CGGAAGAATGTATGGATCAAGCGTGGCGATTTCGTTCTGATTGAATCAATCGAAGAAGGTAATAAAGTTAAAGGTGAAATTTGCCGCATACTGACACAGGAGCACATAAAGGTGTTCGAAAAGGAAGGAGTCTGGCCGAAAAGGTTTTTGAGGCATCGTCAGCAAGAGCACGAAGTGGATGAGCATGGACTGGTAAACAATACAAATCGCAAATTCATAGTCAAAGATGaatctgacgacgacgatggcgagtaGTAACAAAATATAAAACCATCCTTCTAATGAAGCAGTTTATTAAAATATATGATTTTATAAAGAAAATTTAACGTACCATTGCGAAGAAAAATAATATCTGAAAATTctatatttatttataaaccATTTTGGAATTAGAAAGAAACGATAACCaatgcttttttgtttattgGAAGTTGGTAGTGTTATTTTTTCACATCATAATGCAAATCAAATTTTACGCTATCTTAATGCATTAaccataaaattaaataatacTATATTAAAAATACTTTTTCGTTGTTCTAGAAATGCTTGTTTTATGTATCCAATTGAATATAAATTCTATGTAATTATCTAAGTATCAGTAAAACTTTTTTTCTACTAAGAGGGATCACAATAtatgaaatttgaaaaaaacagaagaaaaaaattgagcaaGCAGGCAATTTAAAAGTAGTTCTATAATGACTGGTGAATCATACACaaccacttttttttaatctgtaGACTAATGCTATAGCTTGGGACAAATTCTTTCATACTTATTATAAAACAATGTTGCCGTTTTAACGAATGAATTAAACAAAAGATACGTACAGCGAAACTTTAGTAGAGACGACTATATAACTGCATTAAAAACATCACACAGGAATAATAAAGAGAACGTGGCAAACATATGCATTGTAGGATTGTGCATtagcaataaaataaatgtgAACTGTAAGAATGCAGCAACTCTTTAGTCCTCGTCCTGGGTTGCGTCCGCTATAGTCATTTCCATCTTTGCTATATTTTTAATAGTTCCAATTTCTATAGGAATAATACGTTCGATTTCCATATCGACTTGGTTATCTTCATCTTCGATTTTCTTCGCATTTCCCTGAGCTCCGACGGCAGAAATAGATTCTTCGTCATTGAATTTTTGACTTGCATCCGTTTTTGGTGAAGTTTCTGTAATGGGCAGGGTAGACGGTCTTGGCAACTTGCACATAGCTACTGTACCTTGTTTAAAATAATTAGGATTTTTGCTAGATACGTCCGGTATTACGATTGGAAAAGCCGTGTGCTCTCCCTGGGGTGTATGTACCGCAATGATGTCCGTTTGAGATTCAACATTGCATTGGAATGactgctcttgctgctcttCTGATGGTTGAGGAACATGTATCAAAAACTGCATGCATCCAACAATATCTTGCACGGCACTCTGTAACAGCTTTACTTGATCCATTAACATCGAACACGATTTCGAAAGATCATTCAGAGAAGTGCTTCTATTCTCATGGGAATTATCTACCATAGGTGAAAACTCTCTAGCAGAATCATCCTTTTCGGAAACAGATGATACTTGCCGGTGCCCACAAGAGTCAGCCAATTTGCCATTGTCATTAATTGTTGAAACCTTTCGCCAAAGCTGACGCAATGCCTGCATCTGTAATTGCTGTATTTTTCGACCAGCCTCTAATTGGTGCTTAGTTATTTGCATATCCTTTGTCAACTGCAAAATATGGTCGTTGGTGCGCTTGTAATACATTTTCTCTACGACACCGCATAAACGTTTACGATCAATATAGCCGCGCCAAAACTTTTGAATGGATATTGCTGaattttcgattgttttatctTCCTCATCATCTATCGATTCTTTTGCAGACTGCAATACGTTCTCTTTAATTTTAATCGAGCAATGTGGCGGTATTTTCTGTTGCATGGCTATTTTGTGGCGAATATTTTGCAGTTTTTCGACATTAACTGTTTCGCTTTCATCATCGGAGCTGACAACGTTGCTTGAACTACATTCAGAGGGAGTTGCTGGTTCAATTAAATGTTTCGATTGTGACGAAACTGGTCGCGAATAAGATGTACATCCATCTCCTCCCGTTGAAAAGGTAGATGTTTTGCGCGGAGAAAGCGTAGGAGATAAATGATCTCCTCCAATTTTACGGTTGGATGCACGAGGACTTCCTATTTTTGTAGCTGAAAAAGGATTGCCGGTTGGATCCGCAGAACGATTAATGTCTAAAACAGATAAACAAACTTACATGATAAAACCGGATTGCAAAGAGGTTACACTATTCATTTTACCTCTCATTTTGTGAGCTTTTGGTATTTGGGGAGTTTGAGGTTGAGTTTTCTGGTTCTGCAAATTGCGTTGAACAATGCTGGCTGCACTTGCTGCGCTGGGAGCGCTATCGGGACTCATCAGTGattccggtaccggtaccatCTTTGAAGCGGCAGTTAGCGGGCCATCGCTCAGCAATACTGGCAAGGATGACGACGGTGGATGATCTAGCAAAAATATCTTAACAAGTGTTATATCAATCAGGCTTAAACAAACGCAATTACGCACCAGTATATGGAATGGCATTATTATTTGAAgaagtttgttgtttgtttgaaacgATTGCTTCCGTCATCAATCGCGCTCCTGTAATAGTCGAGGAGCTGCTTGCAAGTCCTACTCCTCCATTGTTGGCAGCCAACATATTTGGGTCTAAACTTTGCGACATAATGTTTCCATCCGAAGTGATATTATCGATCAATGATCTAGTCAATTCAAACAATTGTGACCCTCCTCCGGAATTTTCATTATGGTTACTGGAAGATAAGGAATTATTCAACGAAAGGTTGCCATGGTAGCTGTTCGACATGGCATCCGGGGAGTTTTGTCGTCCACTAAGCCTAGTAACGCGAGGTGATTGAATGCGAGTGGTTTGTCCTTTTCGACGGAGAGATGAAGGGGAATTGTTAACCGATTGGGTTAGCAGATCGCTTCCTTGTGTAGTTTGTTCCTGTAATTGgcgttggtgctgttgcgctTTACTTAGAATGAGCcttaattttctttcattctggTTTTCCAACGCTTCTCCAGAAAGGGGGCAAACGCTACTCAGATAGCGAGACAAAGCTGTTTGTTCGCCTACGCGGAACTGGCGTCCACGACCTTGGCTGTATAGCCACTCGGCCTTCAGGCTTTCAATAGCAGTAACTATAAAACCATCTATATGCTTCAAGCTCATACACCAGTTAAGCACAAAGGGGCGATAATCAAATCCGCTGtataaattgaaattttataaaaaaaaaagaccagTGAAACCAGTGTGGTCGTTCAGCGTGACTATTTTATCACAGAATAGTTATTGTTTTCGAATTACTTACACCGCATTGCCAGCCATTTGCACACAGGGGTTTTCCGCTATCGTGATGCTGTTAAGATTGTTAAGGTGGCTTAAAGTGCATATCTCGTTGAGAtcacaaatgttgtttttcGCTAACGTTAGTATTTCCACTGATTGAGGTAAAT
The sequence above is a segment of the Anopheles darlingi chromosome 2, idAnoDarlMG_H_01, whole genome shotgun sequence genome. Coding sequences within it:
- the LOC125952030 gene encoding probable RNA-binding protein EIF1AD codes for the protein MSRVTKIKHVLKEQATNDFDLPKANQQIVRIVASRGNNLHEVISGIESNGKYLVSMPMKFRKNVWIKRGDFVLIESIEEGNKVKGEICRILTQEHIKVFEKEGVWPKRFLRHRQQEHEVDEHGLVNNTNRKFIVKDESDDDDGE
- the LOC125952015 gene encoding uncharacterized protein LOC125952015 isoform X2, translating into MPTLELTKKSLKKVPKVEDAQQYRVLILDENELQKIDNIDCYLKIEKLSLSKNQLLRMYGVCRLHCLRELNLSYNGILTIEGLKDLVHLTHLNLECNNIKTIEHLNTNVHLQSLNLAENSITSVSDISSLKKLKDLFLHGNKISHLRQCDKYLPQSVEILTLAKNNICDLNEICTLSHLNNLNSITIAENPCVQMAGNAVGFDYRPFVLNWCMSLKHIDGFIVTAIESLKAEWLYSQGRGRQFRVGEQTALSRYLSSVCPLSGEALENQNERKLRLILSKAQQHQRQLQEQTTQGSDLLTQSVNNSPSSLRRKGQTTRIQSPRVTRLSGRQNSPDAMSNSYHGNLSLNNSLSSSNHNENSGGGSQLFELTRSLIDNITSDGNIMSQSLDPNMLAANNGGVGLASSSSTITGARLMTEAIVSNKQQTSSNNNAIPYTDHPPSSSLPVLLSDGPLTAASKMVPVPESLMSPDSAPSAASAASIVQRNLQNQKTQPQTPQIPKAHKMRDINRSADPTGNPFSATKIGSPRASNRKIGGDHLSPTLSPRKTSTFSTGGDGCTSYSRPVSSQSKHLIEPATPSECSSSNVVSSDDESETVNVEKLQNIRHKIAMQQKIPPHCSIKIKENVLQSAKESIDDEEDKTIENSAISIQKFWRGYIDRKRLCGVVEKMYYKRTNDHILQLTKDMQITKHQLEAGRKIQQLQMQALRQLWRKVSTINDNGKLADSCGHRQVSSVSEKDDSAREFSPMVDNSHENRSTSLNDLSKSCSMLMDQVKLLQSAVQDIVGCMQFLIHVPQPSEEQQEQSFQCNVESQTDIIAVHTPQGEHTAFPIVIPDVSSKNPNYFKQGTVAMCKLPRPSTLPITETSPKTDASQKFNDEESISAVGAQGNAKKIEDEDNQVDMEIERIIPIEIGTIKNIAKMEMTIADATQDED
- the LOC125952015 gene encoding uncharacterized protein LOC125952015 isoform X1 → MDFDSNMPTLELTKKSLKKVPKVEDAQQYRVLILDENELQKIDNIDCYLKIEKLSLSKNQLLRMYGVCRLHCLRELNLSYNGILTIEGLKDLVHLTHLNLECNNIKTIEHLNTNVHLQSLNLAENSITSVSDISSLKKLKDLFLHGNKISHLRQCDKYLPQSVEILTLAKNNICDLNEICTLSHLNNLNSITIAENPCVQMAGNAVGFDYRPFVLNWCMSLKHIDGFIVTAIESLKAEWLYSQGRGRQFRVGEQTALSRYLSSVCPLSGEALENQNERKLRLILSKAQQHQRQLQEQTTQGSDLLTQSVNNSPSSLRRKGQTTRIQSPRVTRLSGRQNSPDAMSNSYHGNLSLNNSLSSSNHNENSGGGSQLFELTRSLIDNITSDGNIMSQSLDPNMLAANNGGVGLASSSSTITGARLMTEAIVSNKQQTSSNNNAIPYTDHPPSSSLPVLLSDGPLTAASKMVPVPESLMSPDSAPSAASAASIVQRNLQNQKTQPQTPQIPKAHKMRDINRSADPTGNPFSATKIGSPRASNRKIGGDHLSPTLSPRKTSTFSTGGDGCTSYSRPVSSQSKHLIEPATPSECSSSNVVSSDDESETVNVEKLQNIRHKIAMQQKIPPHCSIKIKENVLQSAKESIDDEEDKTIENSAISIQKFWRGYIDRKRLCGVVEKMYYKRTNDHILQLTKDMQITKHQLEAGRKIQQLQMQALRQLWRKVSTINDNGKLADSCGHRQVSSVSEKDDSAREFSPMVDNSHENRSTSLNDLSKSCSMLMDQVKLLQSAVQDIVGCMQFLIHVPQPSEEQQEQSFQCNVESQTDIIAVHTPQGEHTAFPIVIPDVSSKNPNYFKQGTVAMCKLPRPSTLPITETSPKTDASQKFNDEESISAVGAQGNAKKIEDEDNQVDMEIERIIPIEIGTIKNIAKMEMTIADATQDED